One Lycium barbarum isolate Lr01 chromosome 5, ASM1917538v2, whole genome shotgun sequence genomic window carries:
- the LOC132639135 gene encoding putative late blight resistance protein homolog R1B-14: protein MELNINSCLCDLINFIDGKCGAGTVHTGKLKKELTYLLLLVDRSLSWFRVDEDSDLHALLIRIKILITKARQDLEKARQDLDLPCDIGSSKLDDAICDILEEIWLLKPEMVLFLRLFANHPSLVKLLDKVLDGYIKTLVDNLDLLLNYKAAYNYNKESNDFNNFWNHVTAVAKKAADCTSSLLCWAYKSDEDKADYIGFMPVDLLQSTKRAKSDITCFYVGGLKLLDVYIHFSCQVDVFAADFVNFILEAPMTKLNSGFYLLFYKDRVQNLQILLRSLLLYILVHNNHISVRAFLVFFDRVVNEFWLFVDSLDNPEMNEDLGKEFDLAISQLVQKMKPLASKIFVTAIKIQKATPLLLSQIDSIGYIDLVSRNLQRLLDHRIDLISPVTHQIEVVLAEIKIYKPFLEGSVDQQGELCKEMLEVCTHMSGLFVKFEYLVDKFLVDPSPTWEDQLGYVVQNIKFFKEIVEFMYICKEKKDVRSDCQTSKPSTPIIDEAVVGLADQIDILIERLFDDESSLKIIPIIGMPGIGKTTLAKRIYYDRRISYGFDIQAWCSVSPRHTARELLQDILTSIVDLNDDVYKSKDLEKDSPDLVRQRLFGSRYLIVLDEMWNSQILEELQLCFPDNQNGSRILVTSGQKSPDFDEPLSVRFLTLEESWELLQVKYNHLRLCNQGGCHKPPIPNEKFSAEDGIKIVVKCGGLPLAIVLVAGFLLNTEDDKDWLTITTQAFT, encoded by the exons ATGGAGTTGAATATTAATTCTTGTCTTTGCGATCTTATCAATTTTATTGATGGGAAATGCGGGGCGGGGACTGTTCATACAGGGAAGCTCAAGAAGGAACTAACATATTTATTACTACTTGTTGACCGTTCCCTTTCATGGTTCCGCGTGGATGAGGACAGTGATCTGCATGCACTTTTGATTCGTATCAAGATTTTGATCACAAAGGCAAGACAGGACCTTGAAAAGGCAAGACAGGACCTTGACTTGCCTTGTGATATTGGAAGTTCTAAACTGGATGATGCTATTTGTGACATACTTGAAGAGATTTGGCTTCTCAAGCCAGAAATGGTTTTATTTCTACGACTATTTGCGAATCATCCCTCGTTGGTTAAATTGCTTGATAAAGTCCTGGATGGATACATCAAAACCCTCGTTGACAATCTTGACCTTTTGCTAAACTACAAAGCAG CGTACAATTATAATAAGGAGTCCAACGACTTCAACAATTTCTGGAATCATGTCACAGCTGTGGCAAAAAAAGCAGCAGATTGTACGTCTTCTTTACTTTGTTGGGCATACAAATCGGATGAGGATAAGGCTGATTACATTGGTTTCATGCCTGTAGATCTATTACAATCCACTAAACGTGCTAAATCGGATATCACTTGTTTTTATGTTGGAGGCCTGAAGCTTTTAGACGTATATATACATTTCAGTTGCCAAGTGGATGTCTTCGCAGCAGATTTTGTTAATTTCATCCTAGAAGCACCGATGACTAAGCTCAATTCCGGTTTCTATCTACTGTTCTACAAAGATCGTGTTCAAAATCTCCAAATTTTGCTCAGGTCACTGCTGCTATATATCCTAGTCCACAATAACCATATCTCAGTTCGTGCATTCTTGGTATTCTTTGATCGTGTAGTCAATGAGTTTTGGTTGTTCGTTGACTCATTAGACAACCCAGAAATGAATGAAGATTTGGGCAAAGAATTTGATCTTGCTATATCTCAGTTGGTGCAAAAGATGAAGCCTCTGGCATCAAAGATCTTTGTGACTGCTATCAAGATACAGAAGGCAACACCATTGCTCCTTTCCCAGATTGATAGTATTGGATATATAGATTTGGTGTCACGGAATTTGCAGAGATTGTTGGATCATAGGATTGATTTAATTTCTCCGGTAACACATCAGATTGAAGTTGTACTGGCTGAGATTAAAATTTACAAACCTTTTCTCGAAGGTAGTGTTGACCAACAAGGCGAGTTATGTAAGGAAATGCTAGAGGTTTGCACACATATGAGTGGTTTATTTGTCAAATTTGAGTATCTTGTTGACAAGTTCCTGGTTGATCCTTCTCCCACATGGGAGGATCAGTTAGGCTATGTCGTTCAAAATATCAAGTTCTTCAAGGAAATTGTTGAATTTATGTACATCTGCAAAGAAAAGAAGGATGTCAGAAGTGATTGTCAAACATCAAAACCTAGCACGCCAATCATTGATGAAGCAGTTGTGGGCTTAGCGGATCAGATAGATATATTAATAGAACGGCTATTTGATGACGAGAGCAGTCTTAAAATCATTCCTATCATTGGTATGCCGGGGATTGGTAAGACAACACTCGCCAAAAGAATTTACTATGACAGAAGAATTTCATATGGCTTTGATATTCAGGCATGGTGTTCTGTTTCTCCTAGACATACGGCAAGGGAGTTGTTGCAAGATATTTTAACATCTATCGTTGATCTGAATGATGACGTTTACAAGTCAAAGGATCTAGAGAAAGATTCTCCTGACCTTGTACGCCAACGGTTATTTGGGAGTAGATACCTTATtgttttggatgaaatgtggaacTCTCAAATACTTGAGGAGTTGCAGCTGTGTTTTCCAGATAATCAAAATGGAAGCAGAATTCTAGTTACCAGTGGCCAAAAGAGTCCAGATTTTGATGAACCTCTTTCGGTTCGCTTTTTGACTCTGGAAGAAAGTTGGGAGCTCTTACAAGTGAAGTATAATCACCTTCGCTTATGTAATCAAGGAGGATGTCACAAACCCCCAATTCCTAATGAGAAATTTTCTGCTGAAGATGGGATAAAAATTGTTGTAAAATGTGGAGGGCTACCTCTGGCAATTGTTCTGGTAGCTGGGTTTCTTCTCAATACAGAGGATGACAAAGATTGGCTAACCATTACTACACAGGCgttcacttaa
- the LOC132642238 gene encoding putative late blight resistance protein homolog R1A-3 — translation MTRLRHVHVDNCTFSDSDLPQLECLQTLSTLSLSYETENKMRSFLSLQKLRCTFLEFWGHSEKSGGSCNRFPVLDFLNQLESLNVIYQGRVLQPCEFNFPSNLKKLTLSKFRLPWVEISAIAALQNLEVLKLLLEAFEGEEWNVSDEEFPKLKFLKLGNLNITRWNISEDAFPCLEQVVLQKCKQLIKLPSSFGDGCYSLQKIEVFICGAAVSQSAREIEEIRHEDYGDANFKVTI, via the coding sequence ATGACGAGGCTGAGGCATGTACATGTAGATAATTGTACCTTCTCAGATTCTGACTTGCCCCAATTGGAATGTTTGCAGACCTTATCCACCCTATCTCTTTCTTATGAGACGGAGAACAAAATGAGAAGTTTCCTTTCCCTTCAAAAACTAAGATGCACATTCTTGGAATTTTGGGGTCATTCTGAGAAATCGGGAGGCTCTTGCAATCGATTTCCAGTTTTGGATTTCTTGAATCAGCTTGAATCACTCAATGTGATTTACCAAGGCAGGGTGCTTCAGCCTTGTGAGTTTAACTTCCCCTCAAACCTTAAGAAATTGACCTTATCAAAGTTTCGGCTTCCATGGGTTGAAATTTCAGCGATTGCAGCATTACAAAACCTTGAGGTTTTGAAACTGCTTTTGGAAGCTTTTGAAGGAGAAGAGTGGAATGTCAGTGATGAGGAGTTTCCAAAACTCAAGTTCTTGAAATTGGGAAATCTGAACATTACGCGTTGGAATATATCAGAGGATGCTTTTCCATGCCTAGAGCAAGTAGTGTTGCAAAAATGCAAGCAGCTCATTAAACTTCCTTCTAGCTTTGGTGACGGATGTTATTCCCTGCAAAAGATTGAGGTGTTTATATGTGGGGCCGCTGTTTCTCAATCAGCAAGAGAAATTGAGGAAATTCGACATGAAGATTACGGAGACGCAAATTTCAAGGTCACCATTTAG